In Opitutus sp. ER46, the following are encoded in one genomic region:
- a CDS encoding sigma-70 family RNA polymerase sigma factor — translation MSPTPPNPRVIDHANTSFLERIVAEQRAPLVRYATRLLNDRERAQDVVQDTFVRFMSQPAETVAGHATEWLFTVCRNRALDVLRKEGRMKRFEEGQVERVTAHEPRPGRALEDAETQETILRLIDRLPPNQQEVIRLKFQNGFSYQEIARITELSIGNVGFLIHTAVARLRTEFAAQRP, via the coding sequence ATGTCGCCAACTCCCCCGAATCCGCGGGTAATCGACCATGCAAACACCTCGTTTCTGGAGCGCATCGTTGCGGAGCAACGCGCTCCCCTTGTGCGTTACGCCACGCGACTCCTCAACGACCGGGAGCGCGCGCAGGACGTCGTGCAGGACACGTTCGTCCGCTTCATGTCCCAGCCGGCCGAAACGGTCGCGGGCCACGCCACCGAGTGGCTGTTCACCGTCTGTCGCAACCGGGCGTTGGACGTGCTGCGGAAGGAGGGGCGTATGAAGCGCTTCGAGGAGGGTCAGGTGGAACGGGTCACCGCTCATGAGCCGCGGCCCGGGCGGGCGCTGGAGGACGCGGAGACGCAGGAGACGATCCTGCGCCTGATCGACCGGTTGCCGCCCAACCAGCAGGAGGTCATCCGGCTGAAGTTTCAGAACGGATTCAGTTATCAGGAGATCGCCCGGATCACGGAGCTGTCGATCGGCAACGTGGGCTTCCTGATTCACACCGCCGTGGCGCGCCTGCGCACGGAATTCGCCGCGCAGCGGCCCTAA